The sequence AACTTGGTTTTCAGGCAGTTTCCTCTGAAATACAGTGAACTACAAATATAAAGTAgtagaaaattaaaatactccAGTAAAGTGCAGGTACTGTTCTGTAAATTGTATTTAATCACTGTCACCACTGGTTGATGAACAGATGCCATAAATACCCTCTGTGTATTGTCTGTATCCATGTCTCATGTCCCTGTgacatctctgtctcctctaAATGTTCAACAGGTGAAGTTCCTgcctccaaacacacaaactcaagcagaaggtcaaaggtcacctcaGAGAGAGTGGCCCTGCTGGTTGTCTGTTCTCTCCTGGCAGCTGCTGCCATTGTTATTTACCGACTCTGTGAGTTTGTACAATTTTGTTGATGTAGTTTTACTTTCAAAACAATCAAATGGCTGATTCACAGTAAAtggaacagagcagcagaaacatgcaGATTCATCCTGTTCACAGTAAAAGTAGAAATCAgcaaaaatttaaataacatgtaattaacaaatgtcacatttttttgttattttttttggaGCCAAAACTCTGTCTCATGGAGCTCATATAAACATCATCACTCTGATTTAAGCTTTGAAGGAGTTTCTTCTAAAAACCAGTCGTCCTTGTTCATCAACAATTACTGACCTTTGCTGACCAGtttcttttttgaaaagcagcttttgCTCATTTCCAAaccaagaaaaatctccagacaCTGAGAGAAGAGTACGAAGCTGTAAAAAGAAACCTCACAGGTAGGTCTGCACGGGATCACAGCTGTCAACAAGGTTCAGTCCTGAGAGTCTCATTCAGCTGTACCAGGTCACTTTAACACGTCACACATCTTGGACCACATCTGGATTGTTTGACTAGCATGAAAGATTTTTGTTAGTTGTTTCTTCAGGTTTTGAAAAAAATTAGATGATCCTGACGAATGACCGATGAACGTGACatattttttgtcttctttcataACAGAGAGAAGCAACACAGTGATGCCTAAATGCCCAAAACATCCTGAAGAAATAATCAGTAGGTTACTGACTATTTCTCTCATATATTTGCACCTTCTGCTGATGATTAAAGAAGCAGTGAGAAGCAGGGGAGGTAGAGGGATCTGCCTCCCAATGTACTTTTTGAGATTCTAGGAACCACTGGTACTCTGAGCTCCTTAAGATATGATGGGGCCTGACCTGTGAGGATTTTGTAGATGCGaaacaggattttaaattctGGGTTTCACAGATAGCCAGTCTAGAGATTTGTTGGGGCAGCCTGTTAATAAGCAATGCCAATAAttaaagtaacaaaagcatggacacacttctgcttttttttttccaaaggatGTGCCTGGTTTTTGCAATGTTACATGGGTGGAAAAAAGGCAGCCCTTTACGTTTCTTTTATGTGGGAGTTAAAGGACATATCCTGCTCAAAGACTGTTCCGAGGTTCCTTAAGGTGGTACTGGAGTGAAGCCAGGCCAGTGCCATCTGTAGTAACTGTGTCATTAGCTTAAGTGTTTCTGAGGTGACTGGGAGCCACTTAGGATaacttcagttttgtctgagtTCAGAGTTAAATTTCGATGCCATGCGGCAAAACAAGGTCAAGAGTCAAGCGCCTCCAGCAAATGACCtgcatttattacatttaacaTTATTACTAAAGGAGGTCGAGGAATAACTTCACTGAGCAGGAGAgaccaggagaggagagaggctaACGCTAACTGCTAAGCTAAAGGAACTAGCAGATCTGAAGAGCGTGTAAACAACAGTAGGATTAGCGAGATTAGCTAAAAGAACAGAGATAGTTATGAGTGACTGAACACAACTAGTGTAAGTTTAATTGTACAGCGGGTAATTATCTGCTGTAACGAAGACGGCCGAGAAATTAACTGGttagagacagagcagaaaaacacgctaacaacaataacaacaggaagtgacacaacaCGCTTACCGTAGCACGTCAGCACGTCAGCGTTACGCAGTGGTGTCTCCCACGTGACTGAAGTCTTTGCTGTAATCTCCTCTAAGATGATCCATGTATGAAGTGTGACAGAGGCTGGGAGCAACATGGAGGAAAGTGCTATTATTTCTCCACCGGTTCTTCAAACTGGGAACAGAGCAGACAGTTCTGCCAGCGTACACGAGGAGACCTGGTTAAGATagacagcacagaggagcaggtatgaaacactgctgcaggttCATGTTCTCACACATTTTATCAGATCCTAATGTTTCCTCATCTCAGCTCAGAAAAGTCGAGTCTCACAGAGTCAGTTTCATCAACTTTTCCTCTTCAGATATTCCTGGCGAatatactgaaagaaaaaatgagaTATCCTGATGACATGTTCTGGATCGGACTGACAGACTCAAAGGAAGAGGGCAAATGGTTTTGGGTGGACGGCTCACCACTGAACACAAGGTTTGAgtgctgtgaaaacagttttgtccTTTTTCAGTTCAAAGTTATACGTTTTTATTGATCCActtctttctgttcctcatCTCTTAGCCTGACCTTCTGGATCAGTGGGGAGCCGGACAACTGGAAAGTGGAGAATCGTGATGGAGAGGACTGTGTGAGGATGGGGGGGAAACGACAAACTCTGTGTTGGTGGGATAAATCCTGCGAAGCATCTCAAAGAAAAATTTGTgagaaacatgaggaaaatgGACATTACGCTTTAACATGTGTCTGAAATCCAGTGAAGGTTGAGTCCTCAGCCAACTTAACAATCTGTGGcatgatgatgtttttgataAAGCTAATGTCAAATTCAATGGAAAcatctgcaaacatttaaagGTTCCCTCCTGATGCATGTAAAAAATactctgaaaaacattttgtgtctgatatgttttatttttctacaaaaaccTTCAGTTTCCTTGTTAATGTTTCTTTACATAACATCTGCTCCTCCCTCATATAGAACCTatgtatattaaatattgctggAAACAAGACGTCTCCTACTTCACTGTAAAGTctgttctcagtgtttgtgaactggaggcttcaagtttccacatcaAACATGTGCAAGTTACATATTTAAACGGCTTCAAACACGGCTCAGCTGATTATAATCAACCACTGGAGCTATATGTCGCAAAGACGTTTATCAATTCAGGAAACGTTCAGATGTAACAGAGTTTGTGAGTTTGAGTTTATGCAAaggttaaaaaatgaaatgaaaacaaaaactttttgcTCCAAAGAGAAGGGACAGGGAAAAGGAGCAAAAGCCCATAATAGAAATAAAGTCAAGACAAACATAAAAGGACCAGAAGAGGGCAACACGTCCACGTCTGCTTTGACTGTAAATTTGCTTTAATGATtatgaaactgtgaaacaaCTAGATTCTCCTCCCCAGCTCTGACAGGAAGTGGTTGTTTTAGTGAGAGGTGTGAATCATTTAAATCAGAGAGCTGATGGTCACTCAGTGGTGAAAAGCAGATGTTGATGAAGAGCTGCACGTtggtgtgaaattaaaaatactaCAAAAAAGAGCAGGAAGGTGAAATTAAAGCGGTGAGTCCTGAACATGATGCTTACATGAATGTTGTTAACGTTTTCTCGATAAGCTGAtccgtgtctgtctgtggctttttgtttcagagaaagTTTCCTCATCGACTGACAGTGAAGTCGGGATCCTGAAGACTCGGCACAATGAGCCGTTCACGGGGCGACACAGAGGGTAATGACCAGTGATGCTGTTAAATCAACAGGAGGGTGAACTGTGAGGCAAACAGCCGACAGGTTAAACACTGAATTTtagtcaaaagcaaaataaatgaactgacCCACTGAGTTAAATCTCTCTGCTCCGTTCACAGGAGTGTGCACAAAGTTACACACAcgataaaacacaacactgcagcTAAAAGATGATGATTGTTTGTCACAGAGCAACTTAAAGCTGATTTTCTCAGGTCTTTCTAAAAGAAGACGGCGCTGAGCATGTGTAGGGTAAACTGAGACTCACTGTATGTGGGAAGGTGTAAGTAgctttgttcatatttttgtaaatggtGTGAtacatgtttgacatgtgcacAGAAACCATTCATCACCAtggaagaacaggaaaaaacaggactcatttttttctgttgttatcaGTGAAACGAAGCCGAGTTTGAGGTTTAtctttttaatgagtttatcaGATATAAGAAACAGCTTCCGGTCAATTCACGCTTGAAGATACTTGGTATTAAAAGCAAGCATACTTTATTGGCACGGCAGACTTTAGAGAAAAACATTGGCGTCGTTTGAGACCAGTTGTTCAATTTTATGATTCAGTGACTGTAAATTTAAACCTTTATGTTTGCAAAGGCAGCTCACTGACAGAACATGCTGTTTTCAGGAGTGtgtgtaaagttaaaaaagttGTTGCAGCTGTTAAAAGATGACAAATAAATGGCAAAAATGGTGGTTTTTCTCTTATTCAGGAACagaataaataatttatatgtGACAGtataaataatttattcttACAGAAAAGTGCAGGTACTGTTCTGTAAATCGTATTTaatcactgtcaccactgaTTGATGAACAGATGCCATAACCACCCTCTGTGTGTTGTCTATATCCATGTCTCATGTCCCTGTgacatctctgtctcctctaAATGTTCAACAGGTGAAGCTCCTgcctccaaacacacaaactcaggcagagggtcaaaggtcacctcaGAGAGAGTGGCCCTGCTGGTTGTCTGTTCTCTCCTGGCAGCTGCAGTCATTGTTATTTACCAACTCTGTGAGTTTGTACAATTTTGTTGATGTAGATTTAGTGAATCGAGAGGCTGATTCACAGTAAAtggaacagagcagcagaaacatgcaGTTTTATCCTGTTCACAGTAAAAGTAGAAAACCACAGGTAGAACAGATGTTTACAGAGGTTTGTGTGCAGAGGTACAATAATTTACATACAACTGAGCAACTTCATGTGAAGAAAATCATTACAGACAAGAACTTTTCTTGATGGATCATTCTGCATTTAATAGATTTTATTGCTTTAGAAATTCTGTGAACTCAGCATAAATCTAATGTTGTTTGGATCCAAAACAGTTTATTTGAGAACTGACATTTACTATTTTTGATAAGCAGGTTTTGCTCATATCCAAaccaagaaaaatctccagacaCTGAGAGAAGAGTACGAAGCTGTAAAAAGAAACCTCACAGGTTGGTCTGCACGGGATCACAGCTGTCAACAAGGTTCAGTCCTGAGAGTCTCATTCAGCTGTACCAGGTCACTTTAACACGTCACACATCTTGGACCAAATCTGgattgatttttgttgtttgttcaggTCCTGAAAAATTAGACGATGCTGACGAATGACTAATGAaagtgacacttttttttttttttattgaacagAGAGAATCAACACGGTGCAGCCTATATGCCCAAAAGATCCTGAAGTAAAAATCAGTAAGTTATTGATTTCTCCTCTCACATATTTGCACCTTCTGAAGAAGCAGTGATGGACTGACAGATACACTATGTTAGACTGTAGCTGCAGTGGCAGGATAGGTGCCTTGCTCATTGGCAGTGAACTGTATCtgtgaaggacagaaaactgttcATTCACGTCCTCTGATcgtctcagctgctctcagatTCAAACTCTCTACTTTTAAAATTCCTGCTGCTTCTAAATCACAGGTAAACATTGATTTCTTCCACCTGACTGAAGTCTTTGCTGTAATCTCTTCAAAGATCAAACATATATGAAGTGTGACAGAGACTGGGAGCAACATGGAGGAAAGTGCTATCTTTTCTCCATCAGTTCTGCAAACTGGGAACAGAGCAGACGTTGGTGCCAACGTGAAGGAGGAGACCTGGTTAAGATagacagcacagaggagcaggtatgaaacactgctgcaggttCATGTTCTCACACATTTTATCAGATCCTAATGTTTCATCATCTCAGCTCAGAAAAGTTGAGTCTCACAGAGTCAGTTTCATCAACTTTTCCTCTTCAGATATTCCTGGTGAATagagtcagagaaaaaatgaaacatctCGAGGACATGTTCTGGATTGGACTGACAGACTCAAAGGAAGAGGGCAAATGGTTTTGGGTGGACGACTCACCACTGAACACAAGGTTTGAGtgttgtgaaaacagttttgtccATTTCCAGTTCAAAgttatcagtttttattgatCCAGTTCTTTCTGTTCCTCATTTCTTAGTCTGAGCTTCTGGGTCAGCAGGAAGCAAAAGGAGCCGGACAACTGGACAAAGGAGAATCCTGATGGAGAGGACTGTGTGAGGAtggggaaggagaaagaagaaaaagataatTACCTGAAGTCCTGGTGGGATAAATCCTGCAAAGCATCTCAAAGAAGTATTTGTGAGAAACATGAGGAAAGTGGACGTTACACTTTAACATGTGTCTGAAATCCAGTGAAGGTTGAGTCCTCAGCCAACTTAACAATCTGTGGcatgatgatgtttttgataAAGCTAATGTCAAATTCAATGGAAAcatctgcaaacatttaaagGTTCCCTCCTGATGCATGTAGAAAATACTCTGAATAACATTTTGTGtctgatatgttttatttttctacaaaaaccTTCAGTTTCCTTGTTAATGTTTCTCTAAATAACATCTGCTCCTCCCTCATATAGAACCTatgtatattaaatattgctggACACAAGACGTCTCCTACTTCACTGTAAAGTctgttctcagtgtttgtgacctggaggcttcaagtttccacatcaAACATGTGCAAGGTACATATTGCATAACATATCACACATTACatatgtttgttgtgttctctctttgttttaaacatttaaagacgTCTGTTTAAATCTGTCAAACACCGACGTCCCATTGGTCTATTAAATGCAAATCTATTAAATGCAGAATGATTTATCAAGGAAAATTTGCCTGTTATGATTTTCTTCACATGAAGTTGCTCAGTTGTATGTAAATTATTGTACCGCTGCACACAAACCTCTGTAAACATGTATTCTACTTTTCTACTTTTTCTGTGAACAAGATgagtctgcatgtttgtgttgctcaaACCCGTCCTGCAGCATCATCCACtcgtcctctgtctgtctgctcagtgtGATCAGCTGAGTCGTGTTTGAAGCCGTTGTTTAAATATAGAACCTatgtatattaaatattgctggACACAAGACGTCTCCTACTTCACTGTAAAGTctgttctcagtgtttgtgaccTGGAGGCTTCAAGTTTCCACATCGAACATGTGCAAGTTACATACTGATTATAATCAACCACTGGAGCTATATGTTGCAAAGTCAAGTTTGTAACAACGTTTATCAATTCAGGAAAAGATCAGATGTAGCAGATGACACACAGTgagaacaaacactgactgtatAGAATCATTCAGCTTGTTAATGATCTTCTGAAGTTGTGCTACAGCAGCTTGGGTcacctgtaaaatgttttataaccTACTTTCAACCATAAACtaattttcttgtttgttgtgttctcactttgttttaaacatttaaagacgTCTGTTGTAATCTGTCAAACACCAACGTCCCATTGGTGTTTGACAGATTTGAAGCCTCATTCTGTGCTGAACTATCAGTGTTTGTATCacactgagcagacagacagaggacgaGTGGACGATGCTGCAGGACGGGTTTGAGAAATTGGTTGCATCTCACAGACTTCTACATCAGTGAGGAAACTATGGAAGCTGAGTTTATGCaaaggtttaaaaaatgaaaagaaaacaaaaactttttgcTCCAAAGAGAAGGGACAGGGAAAAGGACCAAAACCCAATAATAGAAATAAAGTCAAGACAAACATAAAAGGACCAGAAGAGGGCAACACGTCCACGTCTGCTTTGATTGTAAATTTGCATTAATGAACATGAAACTGTTAAAACAACTAGATTCTCCTCCCCATCTCTGAGTTTAACAGGAAGTGGTTGTTTTAGTGAGAGGTGTGAAGCACTTACATCAGAGAGCTGATGGTCACTCAGTGGTGAAAAGCAGATGTTGATGGAGAGCTGCACGTTGGTGTGAACTTAAAAATCCTAAAAAAGAGCAGGAAGGTGAAATTAAAGCGGTGAGTCCTGAACATGATGCTTACATGAATGTTGTTAACGTTTTCTCTATAAGCTgatcagtgtctgtctgtcactttttgtttcagagaaagTTTCCTCATCGACTGACAGTGAAGTCGGGATCCTGAAGACTCGGCACAATGAGCCGTTCACAGGGCGACACAGAGGGTAATAACCAGTGATGCTGTTACTTCAACAGGAGGGTGAACTGTGAGGCAAACAGCCGACAGGTTAAACACTGAATTCtagtcaaaagcaaaataaatgaactgacACACTGAGTTCAATCTCTCTGCTCCGTTCACAGGAGTGTGCACAAAGTTACACACACgataaaacacaacattgcAGCTAAAAGATGATGATTGTTTGTCACAGAGCATTTCTGTAAATGTTAAACTGACGAGTAGCATAGttatcacaaataaataaaaaataaatagatgtgATACAGGGTCTCGCAGAGCTCATCATGTGCATAGAAACCATTTATCACCATTGCCAAGAACTGGAAGAAACAGGACAAAAGTTTTCTGCTGTTATCAGTGAAATGAAGCAGAGTTTGAGGTTTAtctttttaatgagtttatcaGATATAAGAAACAGCTTCCGTTCACAGGGCGACACAGAGGGTAATAACCAGTGATGCTGTGATTGTTTGTCACAGAGCAACTTAATGCTGATTTTTTCAGATCTTTCTAAAAGAAGACGGCACTGAGCATGTGTAGGGTAGACTGAGACTCACTGTATGTGGGAAGGTGTAAGTAgctttgttcatatttttgtaaatggtGTGAtacatgtttgacatgtgcacAGAAACCATTCATCACcatggaagaagaggaaaaaacaggactcgtttttttctgctgttaatAGTGAAATGAAGCTGAGTTTGAGGTTTATCTTTTTAATGAGATTATCAGATATAAGAAACAGCTTCCCGTCAATTCACGCTTGAAGATACTTGGCATTAAAAGCAGAATACTTCATTGGCACGGCAGAATTCAGAGAAAAACATTGGCGTCATTTGAGACCAGTTGTTCAATTTTATGATTCAGTGACTTTAAATTTAATGACTGATTTAAACCTTTATGTTTGCAAAGGCAGCTCACTGACAGAACGTGCTGTTTTCAGGAGTTGGTGTAAAATTTGAAAAGTTGGTGGTGATTTGTCTCTTATTCAGGGACagtttaaataatttatatgtGAACCATGTCCAAGAATATTTGGGGGTTTCATTCAGTTTGTAAGCTAAAATAGCAAAGTACTGATTTTCCCTGATCCAAAACACTTTCTAAAAGTTAACTTGGTTTTCAGGCAGTTTCCTCTGAAATACAGTGAACTACAAATATAAAGTAgtagaaaattaaaatactccAGTAAAGTGCAGGTACTGTTCTGTAAATTGTATTTAATCACTGTCACCACTGGTTGATGAACAGATGCCATAACCACCCTCTGTGTATTGTCTGTATCCATGTCTCATGTCCCTGTgacatctctgtctcctctaAATGTTCAACAGGTGAAGTTCCTgcctccaaacacacaaactcaagcagaaggtcaaaggtcacctcaGAGAGAGTGGCCCTGCTGGTTGTCTGTTCTCTCCTGGCAGCTGCTGCCATTGTTATTTACCGACTCTGTGAGTTTGTACAATTTTGTTGATGTAGTTTTACTTTCAAAACAATCAAATGGCTGATTCACAGTAAAtggaacagagcagcagaaacatgcaGATTCATCCTGTTCACAGTAAAAGTAGAAATCAgcaaaaatttaaataacatgtaattaacaaatgtcacatttttttgttattttttttggaGCCAAAACTCTGTCTCATGGAGCTCATATAAACATCATCACTCTGATTTAAGCTTTGAAGGAGTTTCTTCTAAAAACCAGTCGTCCTTGTTCATCAACAATTACTGACCTTTGCTGACCAGtttcttttttgaaaagcagcttttgCTCATTTCCAAaccaagaaaaatctccagacaCTGAGAGAAGAGTACGAAGCTGTAAAAAGAAACCTCACAGGTAGGTCTGCACGGGATCACAGCTGTCAACAAGGTTCAGTCCTGAGAGTCTCATTCAGCTGTACCAGGTCACTTTAACACGTCACACATCTTGGACCACATCTGGATTGTTTGACTAGCATGAAAGATTTTTGTTAGTTGTTTCTTCAGGTTTTGAAAAAAATTAGATGATCCTGACGAATGACTGATGAACGTGACatattttttgtcttctttcataACAGAGAGAAGCAACACAGTGATGCCTAAATGCCCAAAACATCCTGAAGAAATAATCAGTAGGTTACTGACTATTTCTCTCATATATTTGCACCTTCTGCTGATGATTAAAGAAGCAGTGAGAAGCAGGGGAGGTAGAGGGATCTGCCTCCCAATGTACTTTTTGAGATTCTAGGAACCACTGGTACTCTGAGCTCCTTAAGATATGATGGGGCCTGACCTGTGAGGATTTTGTAGATGCGaaacaggattttaaattctGGGTTTCACAGATAGCCAGTCTAGAGATTTGTTGGGGCAGCCTGTTAATAAGCAATGCCAATAAttaaagtaacaaaagcatggacacacttctgctttttttttttccaaaggatGTGCCTGGTTTTTGCAATGTTACATGGGTGGAAAAAAGGCAGCCCTTTACGTTTCTTTTATGTGGGAGTTAAAGGACATATCCTGCTCAAAGACTGTTCCGAGGTTCCTTAAGGTGGTACTGGAGTGAAGCCAGGCCAGTGCCATCTGTAGTAACTGTGTCATTAGCTTAAGTGTTTCTGAGGTGACTGGGAGCCACTTAGGATaacttcagttttgtctgagtTCAGAGTTAAATTTCGATGCCATGCGGCAAAACAAGGTCAAGAGTCAAGCGCCTCCAGCAAATGACCtgcatttattacatttaacaTTATTACTAAAGGAGGTCGAGGAATAACTTCACTGAGCAGGAGAgaccaggagaggagagaggctaACGCTAACTGCTAAGCTAAAGGAACTAGCAGATCTGAAGAGCGTGTAAACAACAGTAGGATTAGCGAGATTAGCTAAAAGAACAGAGATAGTTATGAGTGACTGAACACAACTAGTGTAAGTTTAATTGTACAGCGGGTAATTATCTGCTGTAACGAAGACGGCCGAGAAATTAACTGGttagagacagagcagaaaaacacgctaacaacaataacaacaggaagtgacacaacaCGCTTACCGTAGCACGTCAGCACGTCAGCGTTACGCAGTGGTGTCTCCCACGTGACTGAAGTCTTTGCTGTAATCTCCTCTAAGATGATCCATGTATGAAGTGTGACAGAGGCTGGGAGCAACATGGAGGAAAGTGCTATTATTTCTCCACCGGTTCTTCAAACTGGGAACAGAGCAGACAGTTCTGCCAGCGTACACGAGGAGACCTGGTTAAGatagacagcagagaggagcaggtatgaaacactgctgcaggttCATGTTCTCACACATTTTATCAGATCCTAATGTTTCCTCATCTCAGCTCAGAAAAGTCGAGTCTCACAGAGTCAGTTTCATCAACTTTTCCTCTTCAGATATTCCTGGCGAatatactgaaagaaaaaatgagaTATCCTGATGACATGTTCTGGATCGGACTGACAGACTCAAAGGAAGAGGGCAAATGGTTTTGGGTGGACGGCTCACCACTGAACACAAGGTTTGAgtgctgtgaaaacagttttgtccTTTTTCAGTTCAAAGTTATACGTTTTTATTGATCCActtctttctgttcctcatCTCTTAGCCTGACCTTCTGGATCAGTGGGGAGCCGGACAACTGGAAAGTGGAGAATCGTGATGGAGAGGACTGTGTGAGGATGGGGGGGAAACGACAAACTCTGTGTTGGTGGGATAAATCCTGCGAAGCATCTCAAAGAAAAATTTGTgagaaacatgaggaaaatgGACATTACGCTTTAACATGTGTCTGAAATCCAGTGAAGGTTGAGTCCTCAGCCAACTTAACAATCTGTGGcatgatgatgtttttgataAAGCTAATGTCAAATTCAATGGAAAcatctgcaaacatttaaagGTTCCCTCCTGATGCATGTAAAAAATactctgaaaaacattttgtgtctgatatgttttatttttctacaaaaaccTTCAGTTTCCTTGTTAATGTTTCTTTACATAACATCTGCTCCTCCCTCATATAGAACCTatgtatattaaatattgctggAAACAAGACGTCTCCTACTTCACTGTAAAGTctgttctcagtgtttgtgacctggaggcttcaagtttccacatcaAACATGTGCAAGTTACATATTTAAACAACGGCTTCAAACACGGCTCAGCTGATTATAATCAATCACTGGAGCTATATGTCGCAAAGACGTTTATCAATTCAGGAAACGTTCAGATGTAACAGAGTTTGTGAGTTTGAGTTTATGCAAaggttaaaaaatgaaatgaaaacaaaaactttttgcTCCAAAGAGAAGGGACAGGGAAAAGGAGCAAAAGCCCATAATAGAAATAAAGTCAAGACAAACATAAAAGGACCAGAAGAGGGCAACATGTCCACGTCTGCTTTGCCTGTAAATTTGCTTTAATGATtatgaaactgtgaaacaaCTAGATTCTCCTCCCCAGCTCTGACAGGAAGTGGTTGTTTTAGTGAGAGGTGTGAATCATTTAAATCAGAGAGCTGATGGTCACTCAGTGGTGAAAAGCAGATGTTGATGAAGAGCTGCACGTtggtgtgaaattaaaaatactaCAAAAAAGAGCA is a genomic window of Toxotes jaculatrix isolate fToxJac2 chromosome 13, fToxJac2.pri, whole genome shotgun sequence containing:
- the LOC121191732 gene encoding hepatic lectin-like isoform X1 — its product is MSRSQGDTEGEVPASKHTNSSRRSKVTSERVALLVVCSLLAAAAIVIYRLSAFAHFQTKKNLQTLREEYEAVKRNLTERSNTVMPKCPKHPEEIINDPCMKCDRGWEQHGGKCYYFSTGSSNWEQSRQFCQRTRGDLVKIDSTEEQIFLVNRVREKMKHLEDMFWIGLTDSKEEGKWFWVDDSPLNTSLSFWVSRKQKEPDNWTKENPDGEDCVRMGKEKEEKDNYLKSWWDKSCKASQRSICEKHEESGRYTLTCV
- the LOC121191733 gene encoding hepatic lectin-like gives rise to the protein MCIETIYHHCQELEETGQKFSAVISEMKQSLRFIFLMSLSDIRNSFRSQGDTEGEVPASKHTNSSRRSKVTSERVALLVVCSLLAAAAIVIYRLSFAHFQTKKNLQTLREEYEAVKRNLTERSNTVMPKCPKHPEEIINDPCMKCDRGWEQHGGKCYYFSTGSSNWEQSRQFCQRTRGDLVKIDSREEQIFLANILKEKMRYPDDMFWIGLTDSKEEGKWFWVDGSPLNTSLTFWISGEPDNWKVENRDGEDCVRMGGKRQTLCWWDKSCEASQRKICEKHEENGHYALTCV
- the LOC121191732 gene encoding C-type lectin domain family 4 member E-like isoform X4; this encodes MSRSQGDTEGEAPASKHTNSGRGSKVTSERVALLVVCSLLAAAVIVIYQLCFAHIQTKKNLQTLREEYEAVKRNLTERINTVQPICPKDPEVKINQTYMKCDRDWEQHGGKCYLFSISSANWEQSRRWCQREGGDLVKIDSTEEQIFLVNRVREKMKHLEDMFWIGLTDSKEEGKWFWVDDSPLNTSLSFWVSRKQKEPDNWTKENPDGEDCVRMGKEKEEKDNYLKSWWDKSCKASQRSICEKHEESGRYTLTCV
- the LOC121191732 gene encoding hepatic lectin-like isoform X2, encoding MSRSQGDTEGEVPASKHTNSSRRSKVTSERVALLVVCSLLAAAAIVIYRLSFAHFQTKKNLQTLREEYEAVKRNLTERSNTVMPKCPKHPEEIINDPCMKCDRGWEQHGGKCYYFSTGSSNWEQSRQFCQRTRGDLVKIDSTEEQIFLVNRVREKMKHLEDMFWIGLTDSKEEGKWFWVDDSPLNTSLSFWVSRKQKEPDNWTKENPDGEDCVRMGKEKEEKDNYLKSWWDKSCKASQRSICEKHEESGRYTLTCV
- the LOC121191732 gene encoding C-type lectin domain family 4 member E-like isoform X3: MSRSRGDTEGEAPASKHTNSGRGSKVTSERVALLVVCSLLAAAVIVIYQLCFAHIQTKKNLQTLREEYEAVKRNLTERINTVQPICPKDPEVKINQTYMKCDRDWEQHGGKCYLFSISSANWEQSRRWCQREGGDLVKIDSTEEQIFLVNRVREKMKHLEDMFWIGLTDSKEEGKWFWVDDSPLNTSLSFWVSRKQKEPDNWTKENPDGEDCVRMGKEKEEKDNYLKSWWDKSCKASQRSICEKHEESGRYTLTCV